The following are encoded together in the Vigna angularis cultivar LongXiaoDou No.4 chromosome 9, ASM1680809v1, whole genome shotgun sequence genome:
- the LOC108347651 gene encoding uncharacterized protein LOC108347651: protein MDPQAFIRLSIGSLGLRWTGIELHTGKSGIQTLSLPCVCEIRLRGFPVQTSSVPVISSAEVPPDTQNIASSFYLEESDLKALLAPGCFSNTHGCLEIAVFSGRKASHCGVGIKRQQIGIFKMHVDPEWGEGKPLILFNGWIGIGKNKQENGKPGTELHLKVKLDPDPRYVFQFEDITTLSPQIVQLQGSIKQPIFSCKFSKDRVSQVDPLSAYWTGSTNEISNLETERRERKGWKVTIHDLSGSAVAAAFITTPFVPSSGCDWVARSNPGSWLIVRPDTGRSESWHPWGKLEAWRERGIRDTVCCKFHLLSEAQEGGELLMSEIHISAEKGGEFFIDTEKHLRTVTAAASPIPSPQSSGDFGGLSPLVGGFVMSCRIQGEGKQSKPLVQLAMRHVTCVEDAAIFMALAAAVDLSIQACKPFRRKVRRGFWHSM from the exons ATGGATCCTCAGGCCTTCATCAGGTTGTCAATAGGTTCTCTGGGGTTGCGATGGACTGGAATTGAACTGCACACCGGAAAATCTGGAATTCAAACACTCTCACTACCTTGTGTTTGTGAGATTCGGCTTCGAGGTTTTCCTGTTCAAACATCTTCAGTCCCTGTGATATCCTCTGCAGAAGTTCCACCTGACACTCAGAACATTGCCTCTAGCTTTTACCTCGAGGAGTCTGATTTAAAAGCATTGTTAGCTCCTGGATGCTTCTCCAACACTCATGGTTGTTTGGAGATTGCTGTGTTTTCAGGGAGGAAGGCCTCCCATTGCGGAGTCGGCATCAAAAGGCAGCAAATAGGGATCTTTAAAATGCACGTCGACCCCGAGTGGGGTGAAGGAAAGCCGTTGATTCTTTTTAATGGGTGGATAGGTATTGGCAAGAACAAACAGGAGAATGGAAAGCCGGGTACCGAGCTACATCTAAAAGTGAAACTAGATCCTGACCCTAGATATGTATTCCAGTTTGAAGATATCACAACATTGAGTCCTCAGATAGTTCAACTGCAAGGATCTATCAAGCAGCCAATCTTCAGTTGCAAGTTTAGTAAGGACAG GGTTTCCCAGGTTGATCCGTTGAGTGCGTACTGGACAGGCTCTACTAACGAGATTTCTAACTTGGAGACAGAGAGGAGAGAAAGAAAGGGGTGGAAGGTGACGATACACGATCTCTCTGGCTCGGCCGTCGCTGCAGCCTTCATAACAACTCCCTTTGTTCCATCTTCAGGTTGTGATTGGGTTGCCAGATCCAACCCAGGGTCTTGGTTGATTGTTCGGCCAGACACAGGCCGATCCGAGAGCTGGCATCCATGGGGAAAGCTCGAAGCATGGCGTGAGCGTGGCATCAGAGATACCGTTTGCTGCAAGTTCCATCTTTTATCTGAAGCTCAAGAGGGAGGTGAACTCCTCATGTCTGAAATACACATAAGTGCTGAAAAGGGTGGAGAGTTTTTCATAGACACTGAGAAACATCTGAGAACTGTAACTGCAGCAGCAAGTCCAATACCAAGTCCACAAAGCAGTGGAGACTTTGGTGGACTGAGTCCATTGGTTGGAGGTTTTGTCATGAGTTGCAGGATTCAAGGAGAAGGAAAGCAAAGCAAACCGTTGGTCCAACTCGCAATGCGGCACGTGACATGCGTCGAGGATGCTGCCATCTTCATGGCACTTGCAGCAGCTGTGGACCTCAGTATCCAGGCATGTAAACCTTTCAGGAGGAAGGTGAGAAGAGGTTTCTGGCATTCTATGTGA